The Winogradskyella schleiferi genome has a window encoding:
- the ccsA gene encoding cytochrome c biogenesis protein CcsA, with the protein MQKKIANFLFSTRLTAFLFIAFAVAMAVGTILDRNMETSPTPYTRTLIYNAWWFETIMVFFVINFVGNIFRYRLHKKEKWATLILHLSFIFILLGAFITRYVGYEGMMPIREGETESEFFSRKAYISGRIVGDFEINGQLQQRRIEEEVDFSPRLDNEFDKTFDYGKTEVTVKLKELIKGAEKDIIPSEDGKRYLKIVEAGQGAPHNHFLEEGKVANLHNVLVSLNKFQEGAINISETDDGLFINSPYEGEYMTMATGTTGKLVKDSLQPLILRSRYIIGNMQFVLPKPIIKGDFGIVKKSQLLKGDEDGLILEVSANGETKEIGVLGGPGINSRYEEFEIGGLEMALKYGPKILELPFQIKLNDFIAEKYPGTENAYSSYESKVTVLDKEEGDFDYHIYMNHVLDHKGYRFFQASFDPDEKGTVLSVNHDLWGTYITYAGYMLLYFGLMAILFAKNTRFDDIRSRLNKLKEKKAQMMTMILLLISFSGFAQVHTEDDGHDHSKKTGKEQIDSILSVHITPKEHAAKFSEMVVQDYGGRMMPMHTFSSEMLRKLSKKDTYEDFNADQVFLSIQESPMLWYNVPIIYLKPRKADSIRTIIGIDYDQKYSKLVDYFTPDGRYKLAPYLEEAYKAQVPNGFQKEVKEADSRVNLLYNAIEGRSNKIFPIPGDENNKWISALEFREQGYRDKIKDSLYANFINNGFSAYLVTLNNAKQTGDYSKAENLLAGIKKTQQKLGSEVMLSDEKIKSEILYNDYDIFKRLYSWYMYAATVLFILIIVQIFKYKSKGLKVAINIFIGVIVLLFVLHVAGLIWRWYLSGHAPWSDAYESMIYVAWSVMLFGLLLGRKSNLTVAASAFVCAMILMVAHWNWMDPAIANLQPVLQGYWLMIHVSVIVASYGPFAIGMILGVVALLLMIFTTKENKERMLINIKELTIINEMALTVGLVMLTIGNFLGGMWANESWGRYWGWDPKETWALISIMIYAFVIHMRLVPGLRSRWFYSLMSILAFASILMTYFGVNFYLSGLHAYASGDQILSFQFIAITLGVVAILGFLSYRKYKVYYKK; encoded by the coding sequence ATGCAAAAGAAAATCGCTAATTTCCTATTCTCTACAAGACTTACTGCATTTTTATTTATTGCCTTTGCCGTTGCCATGGCAGTTGGTACAATTTTAGATCGAAACATGGAGACGTCTCCAACGCCATACACCAGAACTTTGATTTATAATGCCTGGTGGTTTGAGACCATAATGGTATTTTTTGTTATCAATTTTGTAGGTAATATTTTTAGGTATCGATTGCATAAAAAGGAAAAGTGGGCGACGCTAATTCTACATTTATCTTTCATTTTTATTCTTTTAGGAGCATTTATAACACGCTATGTTGGTTATGAAGGCATGATGCCGATTAGGGAAGGGGAGACTGAAAGTGAGTTTTTCTCTAGAAAAGCCTATATAAGCGGACGCATAGTTGGCGATTTTGAAATAAACGGTCAATTACAGCAGCGTAGGATTGAAGAAGAAGTTGATTTTTCCCCAAGATTGGATAATGAATTCGATAAAACCTTTGATTATGGTAAAACGGAAGTTACTGTTAAGCTTAAGGAATTGATTAAAGGTGCTGAAAAAGATATTATTCCGAGTGAAGATGGTAAACGCTATTTAAAGATTGTTGAAGCTGGTCAAGGTGCACCACATAATCATTTTTTGGAAGAAGGAAAAGTAGCCAACCTACATAATGTTCTGGTTTCGTTAAATAAGTTTCAAGAAGGTGCCATTAATATTTCCGAAACTGACGATGGGCTTTTTATCAATTCGCCTTACGAAGGTGAATATATGACCATGGCAACAGGTACTACAGGAAAATTGGTTAAAGATAGTTTACAACCTTTGATTCTTAGGTCACGTTATATTATTGGTAATATGCAATTTGTATTACCTAAGCCAATAATAAAAGGGGATTTTGGAATTGTAAAAAAATCTCAGTTGTTAAAAGGCGATGAAGATGGACTTATTTTAGAAGTATCAGCGAATGGAGAGACAAAGGAAATAGGTGTTTTAGGTGGTCCAGGCATTAATAGTCGATATGAGGAATTTGAAATAGGTGGGTTGGAAATGGCATTGAAATATGGTCCTAAAATTTTAGAGCTGCCTTTTCAAATTAAATTGAACGATTTCATTGCTGAAAAATATCCAGGCACAGAAAATGCCTATTCATCTTACGAAAGTAAAGTGACAGTTTTGGATAAGGAAGAAGGCGATTTTGATTATCATATTTATATGAACCATGTTTTGGATCATAAAGGGTATCGCTTTTTCCAAGCGAGTTTCGATCCTGATGAAAAAGGAACAGTACTCTCTGTAAATCATGACCTTTGGGGAACTTACATCACCTATGCTGGCTATATGCTGTTGTATTTTGGCCTGATGGCCATTCTTTTTGCCAAAAACACACGTTTTGATGATATACGAAGTAGATTAAATAAATTGAAAGAAAAGAAAGCGCAAATGATGACCATGATTTTGCTTCTCATCAGTTTTTCTGGCTTTGCACAAGTACACACAGAAGATGATGGTCACGATCATTCAAAAAAGACAGGTAAAGAACAAATTGATTCTATTCTAAGCGTTCATATTACACCAAAGGAACATGCGGCGAAATTCTCGGAAATGGTAGTTCAGGATTATGGTGGCCGTATGATGCCGATGCATACATTTTCATCTGAGATGCTTCGTAAGTTGAGCAAAAAAGATACTTATGAAGATTTTAATGCCGATCAAGTATTTCTGTCTATACAAGAAAGTCCGATGCTTTGGTACAATGTGCCAATCATCTATTTAAAACCCAGAAAGGCGGATTCCATTAGAACCATTATCGGAATCGATTATGACCAAAAATATTCGAAATTAGTAGATTACTTCACACCTGATGGACGCTACAAACTAGCGCCTTATTTAGAGGAAGCTTACAAAGCGCAAGTGCCTAACGGTTTTCAAAAGGAGGTAAAGGAAGCAGATTCCAGAGTTAATTTGTTGTATAATGCTATAGAAGGACGTTCCAATAAGATATTTCCAATACCAGGCGATGAAAACAATAAATGGATTTCGGCTTTGGAGTTTCGGGAACAAGGATATAGGGATAAAATAAAAGATTCACTCTACGCCAATTTTATAAATAATGGATTTAGTGCGTATTTGGTCACCTTAAATAATGCCAAGCAAACAGGCGATTATTCTAAAGCCGAAAATTTATTGGCAGGCATTAAGAAAACACAGCAGAAATTAGGTAGTGAAGTGATGCTATCGGACGAAAAGATAAAATCTGAAATTCTTTACAATGATTATGACATTTTCAAGCGATTGTATAGCTGGTACATGTATGCGGCTACGGTTTTATTCATTTTAATTATTGTTCAAATATTTAAATATAAAAGCAAAGGTCTCAAGGTTGCTATAAACATTTTTATAGGTGTTATTGTGCTGTTGTTTGTACTGCATGTTGCTGGTTTAATTTGGAGATGGTACTTATCTGGTCATGCACCATGGAGTGATGCTTACGAATCCATGATTTATGTAGCCTGGTCCGTAATGTTATTTGGACTGTTGTTGGGTAGAAAAAGTAATCTTACCGTCGCGGCATCTGCATTTGTATGCGCTATGATTCTAATGGTAGCCCACTGGAATTGGATGGATCCTGCAATAGCGAATCTTCAACCGGTTCTTCAAGGGTATTGGTTAATGATTCATGTTTCGGTAATTGTGGCGAGTTATGGCCCTTTTGCTATAGGAATGATTTTAGGCGTCGTCGCATTATTACTTATGATCTTCACAACTAAAGAGAACAAAGAACGCATGCTAATTAACATAAAAGAACTAACCATAATTAACGAAATGGCACTAACAGTTGGTCTGGTAATGTTAACTATAGGTAACTTCCTTGGTGGTATGTGGGCAAACGAAAGTTGGGGACGTTATTGGGGTTGGGACCCAAAAGAAACTTGGGCTCTAATAAGTATTATGATCTACGCTTTTGTTATTCATATGCGATTGGTACCTGGATTACGCAGTCGCTGGTTCTATAGTTTAATGTCAATTTTAGCCTTTGCGAGTATTTTAATGACTTATTTTGGAGTCAATTTCTATTTATCAGGATTACACGCTTACGCCAGTGGCGATCAAATATTGAGTTTTCAGTTTATTGCTATTACCTTAGGTGTTGTGGCTATACTAGGGTTTTTATCTTATAGAAAATATAAGGTGTATTATAAGAAATAG
- a CDS encoding trans-sulfuration enzyme family protein, protein MSKDKLGLNTICTHVGEIKDEQFKGAVSPMYLSSSYEFLDVDVKRYPRYFNTPNQEYLSKKIAALEHTEAAMIFGSGMAAISTMFLAFLKQGDHLVVQNTLYGGTVNFIKEEFPKYGIEYTFTNGYKVEDFETAIQTNTKLIHIETPSNPLLTITDIKAIAKLGKAKGILTSMDNTFASPVNQLPIDLGIDMVMHSATKYFGGHSDICAGAVASSEAHIQNIWNVGKNLGGSLSDMTVWMLERSMKTLGLRVKAQTKNAMKLAKWLEKHPKVSKVYYPGLKSHPEHKLAKSQMSGYGAMLSFELNDDIDSQQFQKQLKLIKSSMSLAGIESTMLSPHLTSHSLLTQEERDKVGISNQLIRFSVGIEEIKDLKRDINQAIENVN, encoded by the coding sequence ATGTCAAAAGATAAATTAGGACTTAATACGATATGTACGCACGTCGGTGAAATAAAAGATGAACAATTTAAAGGTGCTGTCTCGCCCATGTATTTAAGTTCGTCTTATGAGTTTTTAGATGTAGATGTAAAACGTTATCCTAGATATTTCAATACACCAAATCAAGAGTATTTATCCAAGAAAATTGCGGCTTTGGAGCATACAGAAGCAGCCATGATTTTTGGTTCAGGTATGGCAGCAATCAGTACGATGTTTTTGGCTTTTTTAAAACAAGGCGATCATTTGGTGGTTCAGAATACCTTGTATGGTGGAACGGTTAATTTCATTAAAGAGGAATTTCCAAAGTATGGCATAGAATATACTTTTACCAATGGTTATAAAGTTGAAGATTTTGAAACTGCCATTCAAACCAACACCAAATTAATTCATATTGAAACCCCTTCGAATCCATTATTAACCATTACAGATATAAAGGCAATTGCTAAATTAGGTAAAGCTAAAGGCATCTTAACGTCTATGGATAATACTTTTGCATCGCCAGTAAATCAATTACCGATTGATTTAGGCATTGATATGGTCATGCATTCCGCCACAAAATATTTTGGTGGTCATAGTGATATTTGTGCTGGTGCTGTGGCGAGTTCCGAAGCGCACATTCAGAATATTTGGAACGTTGGGAAAAATCTAGGTGGAAGCTTAAGCGACATGACCGTTTGGATGCTTGAACGTAGTATGAAAACGTTAGGACTTCGTGTGAAGGCACAAACCAAGAATGCCATGAAATTAGCAAAATGGCTAGAAAAACATCCTAAGGTTTCCAAAGTATATTATCCAGGTCTAAAATCGCATCCTGAACATAAATTAGCAAAATCCCAGATGAGCGGTTATGGAGCTATGCTATCTTTTGAATTAAATGACGATATTGATTCACAACAATTTCAAAAGCAATTGAAATTAATTAAATCTTCCATGAGTTTGGCCGGAATAGAGAGTACGATGCTTTCACCTCATTTAACATCTCATTCATTATTAACTCAAGAAGAACGTGATAAAGTAGGGATTAGCAATCAATTGATTCGTTTTTCGGTTGGCATTGAAGAAATCAAAGATTTAAAACGCGATATCAATCAGGCCATAGAAAATGTTAATTAA
- a CDS encoding DUF2490 domain-containing protein, whose translation MKSSLFLLFFVFIIQNQISAQNTGENKFGSWYEITSSNRISAKLSLSGSFTNWDYELPVNNEHLLLGIVGLNYHFNKKVAVGIGYAFGDIDSTFEINDIPHTIENRIIEQLAISHKLNTIGFSHRFRLEQRFLEYPSDNLLKHRIRYRFKVKIPLSNTLFISTYDEIHFHLNEFEFQQNRAYLGLGFNLNENINFDLGYARHSFKTKSFNRLSLQLNLKYDFSKKKDKVN comes from the coding sequence ATGAAAAGTTCCCTATTCCTACTATTTTTTGTCTTCATAATTCAAAATCAAATAAGTGCTCAAAATACCGGAGAAAATAAATTCGGTTCTTGGTATGAAATTACGTCCTCTAACAGAATTAGTGCAAAACTCAGTTTAAGCGGTTCTTTTACCAATTGGGATTATGAATTACCTGTTAATAACGAACATTTACTTTTAGGTATTGTTGGTCTAAACTATCATTTTAATAAAAAAGTAGCTGTTGGTATAGGCTATGCATTCGGTGATATTGATTCTACTTTTGAAATAAATGACATACCACACACCATAGAAAATAGAATAATTGAACAACTAGCCATAAGCCACAAATTAAATACTATTGGTTTTTCGCACCGCTTTAGATTAGAGCAACGTTTTTTAGAATATCCATCAGATAATTTACTCAAACACAGAATACGCTATAGATTCAAGGTGAAAATCCCTTTAAGTAATACATTGTTTATTTCCACCTATGATGAAATTCATTTTCACTTAAACGAATTCGAATTTCAGCAAAACCGAGCGTATTTAGGCCTTGGGTTCAATCTTAACGAGAACATTAATTTTGATTTAGGCTATGCCAGACACTCTTTTAAGACCAAGAGCTTTAACCGATTATCTCTTCAATTAAATTTAAAATACGATTTTAGCAAAAAAAAAGATAAAGTTAATTAA
- the pckA gene encoding phosphoenolpyruvate carboxykinase (ATP) — MKTRDLTKYGLKDTKAHWNLSPEKLQAITVEKGMGKETANGTLAINTGKFTGRSPQDRFIVKDDYTADKVWWGKTNKGISPENFDKLESEIVNYLSGKEIYVRDAYVCADPEYKTNVRTVTQYPWSNMFTYNMFLRLEDSELENFEEEWLVLCAPGYEAPDPKAVGLRQGNFSILNFTKKIALVGGSAYTGEIKKGIFSSLNFILPVEKNVLPMHCSANVGEDGDTAIFFGLSGTGKTTLSADPSRKLIGDDEHGWTAEDRIFNFEGGCYAKVIDLTEEKEPDIFRAIKPGAILENVVFKDNGEVDYMDSSITQNTRVSYPIYHIDNIQQPSFADNPKNIFFLTCDAFGVLPPVSKLTPGQAAYHFISGYTAKVAGTEAGITEPVPSFSACFGEPFMPLHPTKYAEMLSKKMQEAGVNVWLLNTGWSGGPYGVGSRIKLKYTRAMITAILNGDLDKVDYEQHPIFGLFMPKYIPNVPTEILDPMNTWLQKGGYISKAIQLAHSFHLNFEKFASEASEQIIEGGPLIDEHHHLNDHV, encoded by the coding sequence ATGAAAACTAGAGACCTTACAAAGTACGGACTGAAAGACACTAAAGCACATTGGAACCTTTCTCCTGAAAAGTTGCAAGCTATTACTGTTGAAAAAGGAATGGGAAAAGAAACTGCTAACGGAACCTTAGCTATTAATACTGGTAAATTTACCGGACGTTCTCCTCAAGATCGTTTTATCGTAAAAGATGATTACACTGCGGATAAAGTGTGGTGGGGAAAAACCAACAAAGGTATTTCTCCTGAGAATTTTGACAAATTAGAATCTGAAATTGTAAACTACCTAAGCGGAAAAGAAATCTATGTTAGAGATGCTTACGTATGTGCAGACCCAGAATATAAAACCAATGTAAGAACCGTAACGCAATATCCTTGGTCTAACATGTTTACTTATAACATGTTCTTAAGATTAGAGGATTCTGAACTAGAGAATTTTGAAGAAGAGTGGTTGGTACTTTGCGCACCAGGTTATGAAGCTCCAGACCCAAAAGCTGTAGGTTTACGTCAAGGGAATTTTTCAATTCTTAATTTTACTAAGAAAATCGCCTTAGTAGGTGGATCTGCTTATACAGGTGAAATTAAAAAAGGGATATTTTCTTCTTTAAACTTTATACTTCCTGTTGAAAAAAATGTATTACCGATGCACTGTTCTGCCAATGTTGGTGAAGATGGAGATACTGCAATTTTCTTCGGATTATCTGGAACAGGTAAAACTACATTATCTGCAGATCCTAGTAGAAAATTAATAGGTGATGACGAACATGGATGGACCGCAGAAGACAGAATATTTAATTTTGAAGGCGGATGCTACGCTAAAGTAATTGATTTAACAGAAGAAAAAGAACCAGACATTTTTAGAGCTATTAAGCCAGGAGCTATTCTTGAGAATGTGGTATTTAAAGATAATGGCGAGGTAGATTATATGGACAGTAGCATTACGCAAAACACTCGTGTAAGTTACCCAATTTACCATATTGACAATATTCAACAACCGTCCTTTGCAGATAACCCTAAGAATATTTTCTTCTTAACCTGTGATGCTTTTGGCGTTTTGCCTCCAGTATCTAAGTTAACGCCAGGTCAAGCTGCCTACCACTTTATTTCTGGTTATACAGCCAAAGTCGCTGGTACGGAAGCAGGTATTACTGAGCCTGTGCCATCATTCTCTGCATGTTTCGGTGAGCCATTTATGCCATTGCATCCTACAAAATATGCTGAAATGTTAAGCAAAAAAATGCAGGAAGCAGGTGTTAATGTTTGGTTACTAAACACTGGCTGGAGTGGTGGACCTTACGGTGTTGGATCTCGCATAAAATTAAAATATACAAGAGCTATGATTACTGCTATTCTTAATGGTGATTTAGACAAAGTTGATTATGAACAACACCCAATATTCGGACTATTTATGCCAAAATATATTCCTAATGTTCCGACAGAAATATTAGACCCAATGAATACTTGGCTACAAAAAGGTGGCTATATAAGCAAGGCTATTCAATTAGCTCATTCATTCCATTTGAATTTTGAAAAATTTGCGAGTGAAGCTTCAGAGCAAATCATTGAAGGTGGTCCATTAATTGATGAGCATCATCACTTAAACGATCATGTTTAG
- a CDS encoding SLC13 family permease, which yields MGLMIAILIITISLFIWGKFTPDIIALISMLSLFIFGILTLTETLSGFSNPTVIMIAALFIIGEGLSQTGWTALAGEKFIKMAGKSKVKLLLITTLGSGLLSGVVSNTGTVATLMPVTIASAWSIGTLPSKLLMPVAFGSNTGGLLTLTGTPPNIIVNNTMLESGLEGFSFFEFGLIGLPLLILALLYFRFIGYRLLPSNKTNNKPVNISTTLHQWIEAYKVDNEYYRLRVRSVSPFLNTKIGDWNFESEHGITILRIKRRHPNRLKGKDPFIELPTNDTEFLYHDIITVKGTTEAINALMIKFRLGLLPLDPIANELRDNLINQEVGMTEVLVTPQSAWVGRKIKSSHFLDRYNVQLMAASRNSKPLEGPEITVKAGDSFLIRGAWSAIDELKAHYEHLVICGSPEGMAKTVTDLTYKSYIALFSLVLMIVLLVFKVVPGAIAALIAAGIILITGCVPMTKAYKGISWISVVMIAAMIPMGVALQKTGTAELIANGLVDTLGSLHPIVLLGGVFLLTTTFSQVINNSATAVLMAPIVIIAANALNISAAPFMIVVAISASTAFLTPVGTTTNAMVMTAGGYKFMDYLKVGAPLLLLFLITTLLLVPLIWPF from the coding sequence ATGGGCTTAATGATAGCCATTCTTATTATTACCATCTCCTTATTCATTTGGGGAAAATTCACACCAGATATTATTGCACTTATTTCTATGTTGAGTCTTTTTATCTTCGGGATATTGACCTTAACCGAGACGTTAAGTGGATTTAGCAACCCAACAGTAATTATGATTGCCGCTCTATTCATAATAGGAGAAGGCTTATCACAAACAGGTTGGACGGCATTGGCAGGTGAAAAATTCATAAAAATGGCTGGTAAAAGTAAAGTGAAGCTTTTATTAATTACCACACTAGGTTCTGGTTTACTTTCTGGAGTCGTTAGTAATACAGGAACAGTCGCCACTTTGATGCCTGTAACCATCGCATCTGCTTGGAGCATTGGCACCTTGCCTTCAAAATTATTAATGCCTGTGGCTTTTGGTTCTAATACTGGTGGATTATTAACCTTAACAGGAACACCACCAAATATCATTGTCAATAATACCATGTTAGAAAGTGGGTTAGAAGGTTTTTCATTCTTTGAATTTGGACTGATTGGCTTACCGCTTTTGATATTGGCACTACTCTATTTTAGATTTATAGGTTACCGATTATTACCAAGTAACAAAACCAATAATAAACCTGTTAATATTAGTACCACGCTTCACCAATGGATTGAAGCTTATAAAGTAGATAACGAATATTACAGGCTAAGAGTACGTTCTGTCTCTCCATTTTTAAATACTAAAATAGGCGATTGGAATTTTGAAAGTGAACATGGTATTACCATACTTCGTATAAAACGAAGACATCCCAATCGTTTAAAAGGTAAAGATCCGTTTATTGAATTACCAACCAACGATACCGAATTTTTATATCATGATATCATTACGGTTAAAGGTACTACTGAAGCCATTAACGCTTTGATGATAAAATTTAGACTAGGGCTTTTACCGCTAGATCCTATTGCAAATGAATTGAGGGATAATCTTATCAATCAAGAAGTTGGTATGACGGAAGTTTTGGTAACGCCACAATCTGCTTGGGTAGGTAGAAAAATTAAATCTAGTCATTTCTTGGATCGCTACAATGTTCAATTAATGGCAGCTTCTCGTAATTCTAAACCTTTAGAGGGACCTGAAATTACGGTTAAAGCAGGTGATTCTTTTTTAATTCGAGGCGCATGGAGTGCTATTGACGAATTAAAAGCGCATTACGAACATTTAGTGATTTGTGGTAGTCCTGAAGGTATGGCAAAAACAGTGACCGATCTAACTTACAAATCTTATATCGCTTTATTCTCATTAGTATTGATGATTGTCTTATTGGTATTCAAGGTTGTTCCTGGAGCCATCGCAGCATTAATTGCAGCAGGTATCATTTTAATAACAGGATGCGTGCCAATGACGAAAGCTTATAAAGGTATAAGCTGGATAAGCGTAGTAATGATTGCCGCAATGATACCAATGGGAGTAGCCCTTCAAAAAACAGGAACAGCAGAGTTGATTGCCAATGGTCTCGTGGATACATTAGGAAGTTTACATCCTATAGTACTTCTTGGAGGTGTATTTCTACTTACTACAACATTTAGTCAAGTGATTAATAATTCTGCAACCGCAGTATTAATGGCACCTATCGTAATTATTGCCGCCAATGCTTTGAATATTTCAGCTGCACCGTTTATGATTGTAGTTGCTATTAGTGCCTCAACCGCATTCTTAACACCTGTTGGTACAACTACCAATGCAATGGTAATGACAGCTGGTGGTTATAAATTTATGGATTACCTGAAAGTGGGCGCACCATTGCTCCTGCTCTTTTTAATAACAACATTATTATTAGTGCCATTGATATGGCCATTTTAA
- the bshB1 gene encoding bacillithiol biosynthesis deacetylase BshB1 yields the protein MKLDIVAFGSHPDDVELSCGATLAKEVSKGKKVGIVDLTRGELGTRGTAETRDEEAFNAAKILGIHSRINMRFADGFFQNDKAHQLEVIKMIRYYQPEIIICNAIDDRHIDHSRGSQLVSDACFLSGLKKIETIYKDENQPQEPWRPKAIYHYIQWKDIAPDVVVDVSGFMDKKVASVLAYKTQFFDPDSKEPETPISSKNFTDSVDYRARNLGRLIGVEHAEGYTVERYPAVDSLFDLK from the coding sequence ATGAAATTAGATATTGTAGCATTTGGGTCACATCCGGATGATGTAGAATTAAGCTGTGGCGCAACTTTGGCAAAAGAAGTGTCTAAAGGCAAGAAAGTAGGAATTGTCGATTTAACTCGAGGCGAATTAGGAACAAGAGGCACCGCTGAAACAAGAGACGAGGAGGCTTTCAATGCGGCTAAAATTCTAGGCATTCATTCTCGAATCAATATGCGGTTTGCGGATGGCTTCTTTCAAAATGATAAAGCGCATCAACTGGAAGTGATTAAAATGATTCGCTATTACCAACCAGAAATCATTATTTGTAATGCCATTGATGATAGGCATATTGATCATTCTAGAGGAAGTCAGTTGGTTAGTGATGCGTGTTTCTTAAGTGGTTTAAAAAAAATTGAAACCATTTATAAGGACGAAAATCAACCACAAGAGCCTTGGCGACCAAAAGCGATTTACCATTATATACAATGGAAAGATATTGCACCAGATGTGGTGGTGGATGTCTCTGGTTTTATGGATAAAAAAGTAGCATCTGTACTGGCTTATAAAACCCAATTTTTTGATCCGGATAGTAAAGAGCCTGAAACGCCTATTTCCAGTAAGAATTTTACGGATAGTGTAGACTATAGGGCTCGGAATTTAGGACGTTTAATTGGCGTAGAACATGCTGAGGGCTATACCGTTGAACGTTATCCTGCTGTGGATAGCTTATTTGATTTGAAATGA
- a CDS encoding DUF3800 domain-containing protein — translation MKKVIAFADEFGNNSFDFENQGSHFIIASVIMNQDELNEIQIQLEEIRKRFFQTGEIKSSKVKHNHNRRILILRELKKVNFSVYAVVIDKRKLYGEGFKYKQSFYKYLNGILYKELYRTFPQLELKVDEHGGNDFMRSFKKYVEKNHIRNLFAGSDFHIQKSHNDLGVQLADMMAGTLGYIFDELKKSDKSSEFAELINDKLISLNQFPKEYKSEEFSEKETFSEYDDTIATLGLNRAFDFIDKTTGNTPDNRDRINFLKLLLLYHQSNHPRKFTTSAEFVRHLSVNRHKPLSKEQFSSKIIGHLRDKGILIASSRDGYKIPTSASDMKKYINHGKSIVLPVLRRIEECRNAILLATTNEYDILDDPEYQKLKELIEKNVG, via the coding sequence ATGAAGAAAGTAATAGCATTTGCAGACGAATTTGGAAATAATTCTTTTGATTTTGAAAATCAAGGAAGTCATTTCATCATTGCAAGTGTTATAATGAATCAAGACGAATTGAATGAAATACAAATTCAACTTGAGGAAATTAGAAAACGATTCTTTCAAACAGGAGAAATAAAATCCAGCAAAGTAAAGCATAATCATAATCGCAGAATTCTCATTTTAAGAGAACTTAAAAAAGTTAATTTTTCTGTTTATGCTGTGGTAATAGATAAACGAAAACTATATGGAGAAGGATTTAAATACAAACAGTCTTTTTACAAATATTTAAACGGAATTCTTTACAAAGAACTTTATCGAACTTTTCCACAATTGGAATTGAAAGTTGATGAACACGGTGGAAATGATTTTATGCGTAGTTTCAAAAAATACGTTGAGAAAAATCATATCAGAAATTTATTTGCAGGTTCTGATTTCCATATTCAAAAAAGCCATAATGATTTAGGAGTTCAATTAGCTGATATGATGGCTGGAACTTTAGGCTACATATTTGACGAACTCAAAAAATCTGATAAATCATCCGAGTTTGCCGAATTAATTAATGACAAACTAATTAGCTTAAATCAATTTCCGAAAGAATATAAATCCGAGGAATTTAGTGAAAAGGAAACGTTTAGTGAATACGATGATACAATCGCAACACTTGGATTGAATAGAGCATTTGACTTTATTGATAAAACAACTGGCAATACACCTGACAATCGTGATAGAATAAACTTTCTTAAACTTTTATTATTATATCATCAATCTAATCATCCTCGTAAATTCACTACGTCTGCCGAATTTGTTCGCCATTTAAGTGTAAATAGACATAAACCATTGAGTAAAGAACAATTTAGTTCAAAGATTATTGGTCATTTAAGAGATAAAGGAATTTTGATTGCAAGTAGTAGAGATGGTTATAAAATTCCAACTTCTGCAAGTGATATGAAGAAATATATCAATCACGGAAAGAGTATTGTATTACCAGTTTTGCGTAGAATTGAGGAATGTAGAAACGCAATTTTACTTGCGACTACAAACGAATACGATATTTTGGACGACCCAGAATATCAGAAATTAAAAGAATTGATAGAAAAAAACGTGGGCTAA